The genomic segment TTAGGGGCTTGTAGCCAGCGGCTTTGAGCAGGTCATTGACCGTGTTGACTTCAAAGATTCGCTGCTGGTGAATCTCTTCATAGCGACGAAACAGATCACCCTCTCGGATGAAAAAGGTTAGGACGGTTCGGCACATCTTGGAATGGTGGAGGTAATTGTTTTTCCAAATATAGGTATAATCATCATGGTTTGAGGCGAACGTTCTGTTGTGAAAATGCTCAACGATATTTCGTTCCGTCGTCACGTCAAAGATAAACAAGCCGTCCGGTTCGAGATGCTCGGCGACACACTGAAAGACGTTGCTTAATTCGTCTTCATCGTAAGCATAGTTAATGCTATCGTAGGTGCAGAGGATTGCGTCAAACCGTTGGTTCAGTTGAAACTGGCACATATCGCCGTGATGGAGTTCGATGTCTATATCGTGCGCTGCGGCTTTTTCCTTCGCAATGTCGAGCATACCAACTGCTCGATCCACACCCGTCATCTCATAGCCTTTCAATGCGAGTTCTATCGTCAACGCACACGTGCCGCATGCCAAATCGAGAACCGTGCGCGGTTTGTAATCATATTTGTCGAAAAGCGATTGAATGTAATGT from the Candidatus Poribacteria bacterium genome contains:
- a CDS encoding class I SAM-dependent methyltransferase; translated protein: MRTQLTPPYEKFAYAYDRMMTNVNYTRWTHYIQSLFDKYDYKPRTVLDLACGTCALTIELALKGYEMTGVDRAVGMLDIAKEKAAAHDIDIELHHGDMCQFQLNQRFDAILCTYDSINYAYDEDELSNVFQCVAEHLEPDGLFIFDVTTERNIVEHFHNRTFASNHDDYTYIWKNNYLHHSKMCRTVLTFFIREGDLFRRYEEIHQQRIFEVNTVNDLLKAAGYKPLSAYDMYTFNRWNRYSDRINFTARLL